The genomic stretch AAAGAGATTGATTCCGAAGAAAAGGTCCTGAAGATCCGGAAGAAATACAATGGTGAATTTGCCAAAGCGCTCTCTTCCGAAAAGGTCAACTCCTTTTTCAAAGCTGAGAAAGACTTCGGCACTTTCCTGCAGAAAGAATTGCTGGAGCGCCGTCAGCAGAACCTGGACCGGCGCAGCAGGCTAAGACAGAATTAAACGGACCGGGAAAACACTCAAGTGTTTTTCATAGGTTAGCTACGGCCCGCTCTTTTCAGAGCAGGCCTTTTTGCCTACGCAAAGGAAGGTTACCTGTAATTTTTGTAAATTCGTCTAAAACAGTGCGATTATGACAACAACAGCAATTCGGAATCACCTGTATTCCTATATCAGAATAGCTGATGATGAGAAGATAAAGGCAATTTATACTATCCTTAAACAGGACATACAGGATGAATCTGCCTGGTGGGAAGACAAAAAGTTTGTAGCGGAGCTTGAAAAAACCAATAAAGCACTTGAAACCGGTTCGGACAAAGGCAAAACCGTTGAACAGTTGGATAACGCCATAGAAAAACTAAGGCAGAAAAAATATGGAAAAAGAAAATAAGGAACTTTTTTCAGTAATCTTATCATCACGTTCTGTCAGGGAGATCAGCTCTTCATGGGAATGGTATGAGGATCGTGCAGAAGGACTCGGAGACAGGTTTGTTGAAAATGTAAAAGCCAAAATAGCCCAGGTAGTTACAAATCCTACTCACTACAGTGCCAGATACAAGGATTATCGCGAAGCCTCTATAGACACGTTCCCATTTCAGCTCATTTTTCACCTGAACAGTAAAAAAAAGACTGTTCGTATCCTGTCAGTATTCCATTCTGCAAGAAATCCCAGAAATAAATACAAGGTAAAAAAATGAAAAAAACACTTCTTGCAAAATCAGATGAGGATTTAAAGAAAAAAGAGATTCCAAAACTTAAGCAGGGAAATAATTTAAGCATCGAGTCTGCACGCGCTTATAGCAAGCAATTAATTAGAACATGGGCTAACAATCATTAAGCATATTTTGCCTACGCAAAAGACCAAACAGGATGTTTCACATCATGGTAAAACAGGAAGGTCCATTTCTTCTCCTCGCCTTCCACCCACCACTGCTGCCTTAATTCCATACATTTCTTCCCGTCATAATCGTATTTGGCAATGAACTTGTTCCGCATTTGTCCCAGCTGCGGCGCATCATCTCCCCCAAAGAAAACGGTTTCACCGCCATCCACTATCCAGAACACCTGGTGAAAGGGACTATGCGCACCGGTAACCTGGTATCGGATATACCCGTCAATCACGCCGTCACCCTCCAGCCAGACCACCTGCGGTGCGTCTTTCAGGCATTCCAGCTCTTCCGTGATATAGGAAGGAAAGCCTTTTTCAAAAGCGAATGCCATTTCCTTGCGCTGAACATAATATTTTGCTTGGGGAAAGCTCAGGCTCTTCTGTTCGCCCAGGCTCACACCACCCGCATGATCTTTGTGCAGGTGTGACATCAGTACTTTGGTGATCTCGGATGGGTTGATGCCATTGTCCATGAGGTTCTGGTGCAGCTGCAAACGGCCTTCGGGAGTGGTAAAGCCCAGCCCGGCATCAATCAGCAGCACATCCTCCGAAGTGACCACCACAAAGGGCTGCACTTCCACCAGCAGGCTGCCCACAGGTCGCTGCTGCAGGTCGTCGGCCGAGAGGTCAAAAGGCACGAATAATTTGGATTTGTCGATGGTAAAGGACCCTTCACTCAGTGGAATTACTTTCATACCGCGCTATTGTTAAACGATGCTCAAAGGTACGGCAATCCGTACTAACAGGGCAGGCCCCGCTTAGCGCAGCACCATCTGCCTGTCCGCATCCAGCCGGATCAGGATAAAGAGCAGGATGGAGAAAGACAGTAAAGAGGTGCCTCCGTAGCTGACAAAAGGCAGGGGAATACCGATCACCGGCGCCAGGCCGATGGTCATACAGATATTGATGGCCATATGGAAGAACAATACAGAAGCTACGCCATATGCATAACAGCGGCTGAATACGCTTCGCTGTCGCTCCGCAATATTCACTATCCGCAGCAGCAGGAACAGGTAGATGCCCAGCACCAGCACACTGCCGGCAAAGCCAAAGCCCTCTCCAATGGTACAGAAGATAAAATCCGTTCGCTGTTCCGGCACAAAATCAAAGCGGGTCTGGGTGCCTTTCAGGAAGCCTCTGCCCAGGAAGCCGCCACTGCCAATAGCTATCTTGCTCTGCCGGACGTTATAATCCGTATCCTTTTTCTTGGGCGGAGTGGGATCATCTCCTTCTACTGTATTCAGGGCAGCATAGGGATTCTCTTTACCGATCAGCGAGAAGATCCGTTCCACCTGGTGTTTGGCCAGCACTTTGGTAAAGATGAAGGGCACGGCAAATCGCTGGACGCCCACGCAGGCCACCCAGATCAGCACAATGACCACCAGTACATTCCGCCGTCGCTTGATCTGCCGGCGCATAATATAAATGGCCCCTGCCGCAATCAGGGTCAGGATAATGGCCAGCACATCCTTATCCAGGATCAGGGTAGCCACCACCAGCACCGCCAGGGAGAACCCAATGATCAGGTAACCGGGAGGCAGGCCTTCGCGGAACATGACCAGGAAGAAGGCGAAGAACACCAGGGCCAGCCCCGTCTCTTTCTGCGCAATGGTGATCAGGGCCGGCACAATAACAATGGCCGCCGCCACCAGCTGCGAGCGCGGTTTGGTGAAATCCGTTTCCACGCGCGACAGGTATTTGGCCAGCGCCATATTCACAAAGATCTTACAGACCTCCGCCGGCTGCAGGTTGAACCCGCCGATCCGGATAATGGAATTGGTGCCTTTTACTTCTGTATGGAAAGGGAATACCAGCAACAGCAACAGGATGCCGAAGGCATACCAGATATTGGCGGTGGCGGTAAAGAATTTACTATCGGTGAGCAGGATGAACAATCCCACAACCAGGGACACGCAGAAAAAATAGAACTGCTTGCTGTAGTCGGTCTTGAAGCCCAGGAAGCTTTGCAGCCAGGGATCGCCTTCCCGGTAGGTGACCGAGAAAATACTCAGCAGCCCGATGGCTACCAATGCCAGGTACAACCAGATCATCACCCAGTCTACCCCTCTTGATATGGCAGGATTCTTTTGGCTCATAGGTTTATCCGATGATCGGTTTTTGGATCAGGCGTGGGTCCAGGGCGCCTTCAATCCGGTGGATCACGGCGGCGGTCTTACCATCCTTGGAACGCGGGAAGGAGGGCCTTACCGGGTTGCTCTGCCGGAACCTTCTCAGCATGCTGCTGTCTTTGTACTGGTTCAGCCAGCGGTAGGCGCGTGTAGAATCTTCCAGGTACTGCAGGTAACGCATATAAGAGGGCATCAGACTGGAATTTTTGATCCGGTCCACTTCTTTCAGTCGCTCTGCCGGCAGGCTGTCCTTCAGGTAGCGCTCCAGCATCAGGCCGGCGATAGGGGCAGCCCAGGTATTACCATAACCGCTGTTCTCTACAATCACGCAGAGGGCTATCTTGGGGTCTTCACGCGGAGCAAAGCAAACGAATACGGAGTTATTCTCCAGTTTGATCTTGCGGCCTTCAATGATCCGGAACTTCTCGGCCGTACCTGTTTTACCGCAAACGGTGATACCCGGGACCTTGGCACGGGAGGAAGTTCCTTCGATCACTTCCTGCATGCCGGTCATTACGGCTTCATAGGCATCTTCCGATATTTTGGTCAGCACCTCATGTTTTTCTTTGTAGGGGTCCAGGATGGTATCCGCAGCCGTTTGCCCGTCAATGCTTTGCACAAAATGCGGGGTATAATAAAATCCTTTGTTGGCAATAATGCACATGGCGTTGGCCAGCTGCAGGGGGGTGGACTGCATCATATCCTGGCCAATACCCAGGGTAAGATTGGTGCAGGAATTCCAGGAACCTCTGTACACGGCATTGTAACGGTTGGTATCAGGGATAAGACCGCCTTTCTCGCCGGTAAGGTCCACGCCCGTGGTTTTACCCAGCCCGAAAGCATTCATGTATTCCCGCCATTTCTCATAGCCTTTCTTCACTCCACCCAGGCGGGGATTGTCCACAGCATTGCGGTATACCTGTACAAAATAAGAGTTACAGGAATTGGCGATGGCCAGGCGCAGGTTAGCGGCATGGCCGGGATTGCTGTGGGTACAGGCGGGCTTACCATGGCCGCAGCCATAATAGCGGCCGGGACAGGCATAGCCGTAACTGGGGGTAATGACCCCTTCATCCAGCGCCACCAGCGCACCCAGGGGCTTGAAGGTGGAGCCAGGCTCATAATAACCGTTGGTGGCCCTGTTGAGCAGCGGGCCGGCCACATCCAGCGTAAGCTG from Candidatus Pseudobacter hemicellulosilyticus encodes the following:
- a CDS encoding type II toxin-antitoxin system RelE/ParE family toxin; protein product: MEKENKELFSVILSSRSVREISSSWEWYEDRAEGLGDRFVENVKAKIAQVVTNPTHYSARYKDYREASIDTFPFQLIFHLNSKKKTVRILSVFHSARNPRNKYKVKK
- a CDS encoding MBL fold metallo-hydrolase; this translates as MKVIPLSEGSFTIDKSKLFVPFDLSADDLQQRPVGSLLVEVQPFVVVTSEDVLLIDAGLGFTTPEGRLQLHQNLMDNGINPSEITKVLMSHLHKDHAGGVSLGEQKSLSFPQAKYYVQRKEMAFAFEKGFPSYITEELECLKDAPQVVWLEGDGVIDGYIRYQVTGAHSPFHQVFWIVDGGETVFFGGDDAPQLGQMRNKFIAKYDYDGKKCMELRQQWWVEGEEKKWTFLFYHDVKHPVWSFA
- the rodA gene encoding rod shape-determining protein RodA is translated as MSQKNPAISRGVDWVMIWLYLALVAIGLLSIFSVTYREGDPWLQSFLGFKTDYSKQFYFFCVSLVVGLFILLTDSKFFTATANIWYAFGILLLLLVFPFHTEVKGTNSIIRIGGFNLQPAEVCKIFVNMALAKYLSRVETDFTKPRSQLVAAAIVIVPALITIAQKETGLALVFFAFFLVMFREGLPPGYLIIGFSLAVLVVATLILDKDVLAIILTLIAAGAIYIMRRQIKRRRNVLVVIVLIWVACVGVQRFAVPFIFTKVLAKHQVERIFSLIGKENPYAALNTVEGDDPTPPKKKDTDYNVRQSKIAIGSGGFLGRGFLKGTQTRFDFVPEQRTDFIFCTIGEGFGFAGSVLVLGIYLFLLLRIVNIAERQRSVFSRCYAYGVASVLFFHMAINICMTIGLAPVIGIPLPFVSYGGTSLLSFSILLFILIRLDADRQMVLR
- the mrdA gene encoding penicillin-binding protein 2, giving the protein MALFNNSRSTIIRLIFLGIFVIILVQLFNLQIISGKYRQLAMDNAVFPKVKYPDRGIIFDRKGRAILNNTIMFDLMVTPNEARRIDTLALCDILGIDTATYNKRMLEVRFKNGPYRPSIFQDLLTPELHARLDENIWKFPGFALVERPVRVYPFNAAAHILGYIGEADSAIIRRSGGFYRMGDYVGRSGLEAYYEKILMGQRGVEHLIKDNKNRLVGSYENGIYDTAAIAGRNLRTYIDMDLQQLAEKLINNKVGAVVAIDPKTGGILAMASGPTYDPNSLTGPNKQKNYGQLTLDVAGPLLNRATNGYYEPGSTFKPLGALVALDEGVITPSYGYACPGRYYGCGHGKPACTHSNPGHAANLRLAIANSCNSYFVQVYRNAVDNPRLGGVKKGYEKWREYMNAFGLGKTTGVDLTGEKGGLIPDTNRYNAVYRGSWNSCTNLTLGIGQDMMQSTPLQLANAMCIIANKGFYYTPHFVQSIDGQTAADTILDPYKEKHEVLTKISEDAYEAVMTGMQEVIEGTSSRAKVPGITVCGKTGTAEKFRIIEGRKIKLENNSVFVCFAPREDPKIALCVIVENSGYGNTWAAPIAGLMLERYLKDSLPAERLKEVDRIKNSSLMPSYMRYLQYLEDSTRAYRWLNQYKDSSMLRRFRQSNPVRPSFPRSKDGKTAAVIHRIEGALDPRLIQKPIIG